One window of Catharus ustulatus isolate bCatUst1 chromosome 3, bCatUst1.pri.v2, whole genome shotgun sequence genomic DNA carries:
- the POU3F2 gene encoding POU domain, class 3, transcription factor 2 — MATAASNHYSLLASGSPMVHAEPPGGMQPGGGYRDAGALVQADYALQSNGHPLSHAHQWIAALSHGGPGGGGGGGGGGGGGGGGGGEAPWSAGALGQPDIKPAVVQAGGRGDELPPPPQHPPPGRAPHLVHHGGGGGGHHAAAAAAAAAAAWRAGGAAHLPPGMAAANGAQAGLLYSQPPGFTVNGMLGAGQPGLHHHGLRDAHEEPPPGPPHHGPEHPPPPHGPHPGAAGPAPSAAAAAPPGPPPHHDPHSDEDTPTSDDLEQFAKQFKQRRIKLGFTQADVGLALGTLYGNVFSQTTICRFEALQLSFKNMCKLKPLLNKWLEEADSSSGSPTSIDKIAAQGRKRKKRTSIEVSVKGALESHFLKCPKPSAQEITSLADSLQLEKEVVRVWFCNRRQKEKRMTPPGGTLPGAEDVYGASRDTPPHHGVQTPVQ; from the coding sequence ATGGCGACCGCAGCCTCCAACCACTACAGCCTGCTCGCCTCCGGCTCCCCCATGGTGCACGCCGAGCCGCCCGGCGGCAtgcagcccggcggcggctaCCGCGACGCCGGCGCCCTGGTGCAGGCGGACTACGCGCTGCAGAGCAACGGGCACCCGCTGAGCCACGCTCACCAGTGGATCGCGGCGCTGTCCCACGGCGGccccggcggtggcggcggcggcggcggcggagggggcggcggcggcggcggcggcggcgaggcGCCCTGGTCGGCGGGCGCACTGGGCCAGCCCGACATCAAGCCGGCGGTGGTGCAAGCGGGCGGGCGCGGCGACgagctgccgccgccgccgcagcacCCGCCGCCGGGGCGGGCGCCGCACCTGGTGCaccacggcggcggcggcggagggcaccacgcggcggcggcggcggcggcggcggcagcggcgtggcgggcgggcggcgcggcgcaCCTGCCGCCCGGCATGGCCGCGGCCAACGGCGCGCAGGCGGGGCTGCTCTACTCGCAGCCGCCCGGCTTCACCGTCAACGGGATGCTGGGCGCCGGGCAGCCGGGGCTGCACCACCACGGCCTGCGCGACGCCCACGAGGAGCCGCCGCCGGGACCGCCGCACCACGGCCCCGAGCACCCGCCGCCGCCCCACGGCCCCCACCccggggcggccgggccggcaccgtccgccgccgccgccgcgccccccgGGCCACCGCCGCACCACGACCCGCACTCCGACGAGGACACGCCGACCTCGGACGACCTGGAGCAGTTCGCCAAGCAGTTCAAGCAGCGGCGCATCAAACTGGGATTTACCCAAGCGGACGTGGGGCTGGCGCTGGGCACCCTCTACGGCAACGTCTTCTCGCAGACCACCATCTGCCGCTTCGaggccctgcagctcagcttcaAGAACATGTGCAAGCTGAAGCCTTTGTTGAACAAGTGGTTGGAGGAGGCGGACTCCTCCTCGGGCAGCCCCACCAGCATAGACAAGATCGCGGCGCAGGGCCGCAAGCGGAAAAAGCGCACCTCCATCGAGGTGAGCGTCAAGGGCGCGCTGGAGAGCCACTTCCTCAAGTGCCCCAAGCCCTCCGCCCAGGAGATCACCTCGCTCGCGGACAGCCtacagctggagaaggaggtggTGAGAGTGTGGTTTTGTAACAGGAGACAGAAAGAGAAGCGCATGACTCCCCCGGGAGGGACGCTGCCGGGCGCCGAGGACGTGTacggggccagcagggacacGCCGCCGCACCACGGGGTGCAGACCCCCGTGCAGTGA